The nucleotide window tgctctgccctgcccactGCACTGTGGaccagctgggctctggcctGGGTCTGCAGCAGGCTCAGTTTGGAGGTTTTGGCCACAGCAACTCACTTGGGCAAGAGCTGAGGGTTTATTTAGGTTAGAAAGGGCAGCTCATAACAACTCCTGATCCCAACTTGCTCTGGTGCAGTGCCACGTCTTGGGGGACACTGTCTTTACACAATATTTGAGATAATTAAAGGGCAGAAATTTGCTAAATAAACTCCAGCAAACATATTTTGAATTTCTTAACAATCTCAAATTTGATTTGCAGTTCATTTCGTAAACATTTGTTAACTACAGAGAACATTGTGCTTCTGTTCCCAGTGTGAGAGACAGCAAAACATTCTGTGCTTTCCTTATATGAGAGATCAGGATCTTGAAAATAATGTGATAGactatatatttaaaaattgaaagctAGATGTTTTCCCTGTCATGGAGCATCAAAGTGGTACTTACAAACtgacattttcaaattttttattttttaatatctttgaaTACCAAGGGGGGTACCATGAACTGCAGGAGCCTCACTGAGGAAGGAAAGCCCCTTGCCCCACCTGCTGTAACCCTGTCTGGTCATAGATCTAGACAGAGATGATGGATAAAGAGGGAGAGAAtgaaattgctatttttttttttttttttgagaaatcaGGCAAATTAGATTGAGTTATCTAATTCATAGTGGAATGATGGATGAGGATGTGTTTTGTGTCTGTCTTGCATGTGGATACAAGATGAGATTTTGGTAGGTTTTGATGTGAAAGGGCTAAGGGATACCAAGAGTGATTTCTGTGAAAGCTGAACAGTAGCAAGGTGTTCAGGAAAGCTGTACCTGGGCATGGCAGGAGGAGAAATTTCACAGGGCAGTGCTTTCAGTGCTGTAGTTATACTTTGCAATGAAACCAGGCTGGAGtgaggaaaagaggaaacagaGCCAGAGGAAAGAACAGGCCTGCAAGAAGCAGGGGCAGTTGGGGGGGGAAAATGCATTTAAGTGAAGAATACATTTGGATTTTGTGGTAGCTGGGTGCCAGAAAGAGCACAGCTGATCAGAGTAGGCAGCATTCAGAGCTGGTTGTTGCTCATTAAGCAGAGGCTTTGCTGACCTTTCtgcatatttaataaaaaattataacatTTCCTATGCCTAAAGTTCCGTGTGTGTCTGGGGGAGGCTGCGGGTTAGGCTCCCCCAACTTGATCCAAAATTATTAATCTTTAGATGAGAAATTATGGATTTGGTATTCTtctaaactattttttttttacttgttctCCCAAGATTCTACATTATATATTTCTGTATGATTTTGGAAGACAGAAAatagcaaaaaggaaaaattggaaAACTTATTATATGCCAACTAAAACTGCTGTTGTTACTTTATTAAAGTTATATTTGAAAAAGAGGCAATCTCAACCACAACTTCCCTCCTCAATCCAAATAACCATACATTTGAACTGATGCTTAGGGTTAAACATCAGAATTAATAAATTCCACTGGGATCTGTCAGCATTTCCAAACTTCGATAGAGcataaaatgctgaaattaaCTACCTAAACCTTTCTGAGCATGTAAAAGCACCAGGTCCTCTTGgtataaactaaaaaaaatgaaatgtagaCTGCATTTTTGAAGTTGTTATAGAATAATGACAATTCACAAAGACTTTTCTAAACCTTCTTCAATGTATGTGTGTGTCAGCACATGCTATGCATTTCTGGAATTGTTATGTTTGTTTGCCAACATGCCTTGATTAAGCATGGTGGGGAGAAATAACACTCCTGAGTGTGTGGAATCCAGACAAAAAGTAGATttaggttttggggtttttcttgtGTTGTTATTTGTAGGagtatttgttatttttttaagaagaacATAGGCAGATATTCAAAATGTCAGTTAACTTCAGGCAATGGCAGACCTGAGGACTGTAAGTCTTAAATggtttaattaatatttttgaatatgAAACTTGGTTTGTTCAAAAAGTTGAACAAACtgtcaaaaatttaaaaaagaagaaaaagttgtGCATACCCACATTTTGAATGACTGTGGTCTGCTGCACAGAAAACTTGAATAAAGAATtaagaattttgctttttcctacATTGCCTTGGGTGAACAACTGTCTTGATTATGTTCTCCTACTCTCTACCTTTGGAAATCAGACACTGCAAGCTAAACTTAGGTGGAGTCCTTTTATATACTtgatttctttaatatttttataaataataacatTGACAGCATGCAAATAATGGGTCCCCAACCTGTGACCTGAATCAGAGGACTGTTACATTTTGAAAAAGATCTGCTGTATATATGGGCAAAACTAGGTAGCTCATGTTCTTTTTTAATACACATGAATAGAACCCTTTCCTGTACTTCTTACAACATCTGCATTGTGTCACAATCTCAGTCATCCTGTCAGGCCCAAAGAGGTCTCCCCTCGAAGACCTcccatgctttttttttaggCCCTGATCCTGTAAATACCTAATCATGTGTGGAACTTTGCTTTCAAGAGTCACCCTTTGAAGTCTACTGGGCTGCTCCCATGAGCACAATTCCATGCATTTTAAGTATGTACCAGATCTGGACCTTGAATTGTCTGTCAagggaagctgtgtgaggagtggTGTCCACCCAGGGTGTGCCTGGAGCCTTTGTAGAAGACACAGCAAAAAAGTGCTTTTGGCTAAAGCCATAGAGAGGGTTgaccaaattaattttttaagaacCTATAGAATTTGGTAGTTTTGTGAGGGAATAAAGTGTCAAATCACTCCACTGAACAACAAAAATCTTAACTGTGGTCTAATATAACCTTATAGCATCATATAGTTTATGAATTAGTTATGTGaaactttatattttaaacagaattttataGACACATTATATCTGTATAGAGTAGAGAAGTGGCAAGGATGGATTATTGTGGACAATTATGCAGACCAGAACAGAGCACTTGTGTTTAACAAACAGCTTTGAATTCTAATTTCCAGCCGTATATATAGTGCAGCTACAATTTGTAGTCATTACTGTGTATTAGGAAAGTTATTAGAATTCTTAAACTTATTGAGGCTTTCCACAACACCTTCCCCAGATTTTAATTGGTTTTATCTAGTTCCATAAGAGAGctctttaaaacaaatcaaagtGTCTTAAATCACATGTATCACCCATCGAAGGACAGAGATATTCCTCTATAATCTGGCAAGTTTTCCTGGGAACAGAAATCTGAAGGTTCTCAAGGATGAATTAAAAGACTTGGCAGAAGATAATTTATGTGCCTTTTGATGGGCTCAGTttcaaaatgacaaaataacAATGTTTTGTAACAGAAGGGTTAAATCTTAATCTCAGAGGTTTACAAAGCTGCTAGTCGCAGTCTCCTTAAAATTTAATATACCTCGTTAATGCTTACTTGCAAACACTGAAGGATTTTTATGATTATAATCATGTGTTACAGCACCTAGTACTGTTTCTAAGCAGCATACTAATCAGCTTAATGAGATATTACTGCACTTTTTGTTGACTAAAGCAAAATCCCTTTTATTGTTCTAAAGCttgtcctttattttttcccaaaacattATCTTGTTTTATTGTACACCAGTAAATATCATACCATCGGTTTTTTGTCAAATCATAAAACTATCTTTCTCATTGTAGAATGTGTAATATATTGAATATGGTTAATGGAACCGAAAGTTAAAAATGGATTTCTATTTTGGTGGGGGGTTTGCTggctttttaaatgaaaatgggaGAGATGcataagatttctttttctatagATTTAGAAATGGAGACAGGTGCAGTTTCACAAGGAGGACAAGTGAGGGATGGTAAAAGCCTTGGCCCCTTCTGTAATAATGAGATTTTGAAATTGTTGCATGTCTTAAAATAGTAATTAATAGTTCTCAGTACACATGCAGAATGAGTACATGTATGATCAAAACTGTGTAGCACAGTTGGCACTTAATACACTTTTAATTGTTTCTACACAAATTCCTTTGCATTATTATGAGTAGGTAAAACATAAAACGTGAATTGTACACCAGTGATTCAATGCTCATAGCTCTTTCACAGTCTGAACCTAAAATATCTTCTGATTTTCAGAGATGGAGGAAGCTAGTTTGTGCCTTGGTGTTTCTTCAGCTGTGCCAGAAGCTGACGCCCATCTCAACAGCACCATTCTCAATGGGCAATATTCAATGAGTCAGAAGCTGCACCAGATCActtcccagctcagccatgcCTTCCCGGAGCTCCAGAACAGGCAGAATCCCGAGGAGAAGGCGTCAGTGCCACTAGAAGACAAGAGCCACATGTCCATAGCGAACCAGCCCATCAGCAGCCAGATGGCCCTGCTGGCAAACCAGCTCAACAGGGAGGTCGACACCAGCCTGAACGGGCGCGTGGATCTGCAGCAGTTCCTCAATGGACAGAACCTCGGGATCATGTCTCAGATGAGCGACATCGAGGACGACGCCAGGAAAAACCGAAAGtacccctgtcccctctgtgggAAACGCTTCCGCTTTAACAGCATCCTCTCGCTGCACATGCGAACTCACACTGGAGAGAAACCCTTCAAGTGTCCCTACTGTGACCACAGGGCAGCTCAGAAAGGCAACCTGAAGATACACCTGCGTACTCACAAGCTTGGAAACCTTGGCAAAGGTCGTGGGAGGGTCCGAGAGGAAAACAGACTTTTACATGAGCTGGAGGAGAGAGCAATTCTTCGGGACAAGCAGATGAAGAGCAGCCTCTTGCAGCCACGGCCCGATGtgaaagcacagcagcactcccaCCCGATGCCGCTCGCAAACTGTAACTTGTCTGTGCCACCTAATCACAGCACACCTGATATTTCAAACCCTGTTCCCTCTCCAAAGCCGGTCAGTGTCCAGGAAGAAGTTGTCGCTCAGACAGCCGGGTTCAGATGCACGTTTTGCAAAGGCAAGTTTAAGAAGCGAGAAGAGCTGGACAGGCACATAAGGATCCTGCACAAGCCTTACAAGTGCACTCTGTGTGACTTTGCTGCCTcgcaggaggaggagctgatCAGCCACGTGGAGAAGGCTCACATAACTGCAGAGTCAGCACAGGGCCAGGGCTCCAACGGGAACGGGGAGCAATCCACCAACGAGTTCCGTTGCGAGGTGTGTGGCCAAGTGTTTAGCCAAGCCTGGTTCCTAAAAGGCCACATGAGAAAGCACAAGGATTCCTTTGAGCACTGCTGTCAGATCTGCGGGAGGCGATTCAAGGAGCCTTGGTTTCTCAAAAACCACATGAAAGTTCACCTGAATAAGTTATCTGTAAAGAACAAATCTCCTAATGATCCTGAAGTACCTGTCTCCATCAGCAGCATGTCCCAGGAAGCTCATGCAAACTTGTATTCAAGATATCTGTCATGTTTGCAGAGTGGTTTTCTTCCTCCTGACAAAGCCAGGTTAAGTGAACAAAATCAAATCTACAACAAAGGAGATATGCccatgaaagagaaagaagtctTGGGGAAGCTCCTTTCGCCCATTTCTGGCATTGGCCACAGCATTGCCGAAGGGGATAAACATTCTTTATTGGGCTGTCTCAATCTGGTGCCTCCTCTGAAATCCAGCTGTATAGAAAGGTTACAAGCTGCtgccaaagcagcagagatggatCCAGTAAACAGCTATCAGGCCTGGCAGCTTATGGCAAGGGGAATGGCCATGGAACATGGCTTTTTGTCTAAAGAGCAGCAGATACAGCGCAGCCACGAAGACACTTTGGCAAATGCTGGAGTTATGTTTGATAAGGAGAAGCGGGAGTATGTGTTAGTAGGAGCAGATGGCTCTAAGCAGAAAATGCCTGCTGATTTGGTTCACAGCACTAAAATGGGCAATCAGAGAGACTTGCCAAGCAAACTAGACCCTTTAGAAGGCAGTAGAGATTTTTTGTCACATGGTATGAACCAGGGACTCGATTACAACTTACAAAGTCATGGAAACATAAAAGAAAAGCCAACTGAATGCCCGGACTGCGGAAGGGTTTTTAGAACATACCACCAAGTGGTCGTTCACTCCAGGGTCCAcaaaagagacaggaaaggaGAAGATGAAATAATTCAAGGTAGTCTCGATGAGCGGCGTGGGTCTGGAAGTGATCAAGAGTCTCAGTCTGTCAGCAGGTCGACAACACCAGGGTCCTCTAACATTACTGAAGAAAGCGGAGTAGGTGGGGGTCTCTCGCAGACAGGGAGTGCTCAGGAGGACAGCCCTCATccttcctcaccctcctcttcAGGTATGAAAACttcttcttccctctctgcACTGAAAGCCTCGTAGCTGTATTTGAGCTCACAGCAGTAAAGTAGTTTATGCATTCTCTTGTCAGGTCGTTTCCTACAGTCCACAGGGATGCAGTATTGCTTGCCAGCACATCTGTGTTTGGGTTCCTGCAATGCCTTCGAGGTTAATTCTCTGCTCACCCTTTTCCCCTCCAAGGGCAGGTTTCCCAGCCTTTCTGACAccttcccagcctgcagggtcTGAGCAGCCACCAATGGCTATATGGCTTCCAGGGCCTCTACCTCCAGGTTTTGGAAGgtgttttctcctcctcttaTATTCACAGTGTCTCTCTTGCAGATCCTGCCCTGTCCTCTGTGTAAAAGGGTGAGGAAAGATGCCCTCTTTGAGGTGAAGTTAATAAACTGCATGTTGGTTCATCTCTCTGATTGCCCTCATTCTGACAACCATGTCAGTTCCTTAGCTATGTCCTTGTACCTGACCACCAGACTGATTAAAAAGAGATTCAGAAATACAAATTACTAGCCTTTTGACAATCTTCTAACTTATGTGCAGATTTTAACTTGTATGAAGCCTTCTGCTTAATTCACATCCATTTCAAAGtacaagaaaaatagaaatcagaCTGAAGCATTTTAATTGTATTGTATGTCATGTTAACTTGCTGTGTATAAAATAGCAAAGCAGATAATATTTCATTGGAGATGTCTATAAAATATTGAGCTTCCTGGtacaatttttttaagttaCTAGCCTATGactgctgaaataaaatctcCAAGTAATAACAGGTAAGATTTCTGGCCTCATGTATATTTCCAAAGTCACTTACTAATGGATAGTAAATTGAAAGTTGTATCTCCAGCCCTTTATAAAGAAAGCACCTCACTAATACTGTAATCATTCTGCAAGCCTAACAACAGAGGAAATCATGCCATAACAAATACTCTGTTACTAATGGCAACATTGATTTCTGCAATCAGCCATTAAGTCTAGAAAATGAAAGACAGTTTGAGGTACCTTAAGGCATTACATTGCCCACTGTTAAAGAGCTGGTAGCAGGCTGTTGAGGGTAAttctttttagcttttttcccccagtttcgATAAATATTTTAGCATTGGAGGCAATTCACTGTTACAGTTATTAAGTATATGCCAGTTTACTTTTGTTGTTCTTGTCATGCTCCAGTATACTCTACTTCTGAGGccaaattaatacaaaaatagtGTTAGTTTGTTGGCTTATTACAAACCAGTAAAGAAATTGTTAAGACGCATAAATCTGCACTCCACATTCCACAGATTCCTATAGTACTTAATGCTGTTGTTTAAATACCCATGAAACACAGTCTACCCTGAGAGTCATAGCCTCGTTTGCAATTTATTACTGGTGAGACACGTTAGAAAATTCTATGTAGGAACAAGGCTAACAGGCGAGAGCTAATTTCATACTATATATAGTTGTTGGGATTCTTTTAAGAGGATTGAAAATATGTCAGGATGaagaagattatttttctaactttcacttttaaaaatcctacacatttgggggggtggggagggaataCTCCTCTTTATTATAAAAATTGtcatttctgttttgcaatGCCATAGAGcaatcagaaagaaaagatcCTGAAATTGTTCAAATTCTGTCTGAAGCCTTTCAGGGCTGTCAggaaaagttttgaaaaacacagccccagagTCTTCTGAGTGAGGTTGAACTGATAGAGATCGAAGAGGATTTGAAACAATGCATGTGAAAGTTGGTGTGTTTTGAGTGCCCTGAAAACTTTAATTCCAAGTGTTCTGGTTCGTTAAATGTGTTGTTGTGGAAAGTTGTTCCTTCTCAGAGGCAAAAAACCCTGCAGTATTGTTCTCTCCATGGTCactaatttgaaattatttttaacttgaactaccatttatttaaaatgtttgttttcacaCCTGATGTATGTATATCAAAACAGgtgaaaatgaaagcaaaatatgtGCAATAGCAGTTGCTGGAAGCATGTTGGattttactgaagaaaataagaCCTTTTATATTGATATCTGATTGTCTTTTTTAGTTACTGGTAAATGTAAGTAGGCTCTCAGTGTCATACATCCTGTCATGGCTAGTGTGTAGGTTTTTATAACTTTTTAATCAGATGAAAGGAAGAGTGTATTGCATTTTTACACAAAAAAGTCCAAGTATTGTTTAGTACTTGAAAGCTAAATTTTATTGCCATGTTGGAACTGTTCATCTCTATGGACTGCATATTTTATCACTACCTGTGAAAGTAGACCTAAAGAATataaagaaatcagattttttttttttttttttttttttttttttttttttttttttttttttttttttttttttttgcatgggGTAGAATTAAGTAGTCATTGAATCTTCTATtaagaaattactgaaaaacacagttttaCAAATTTCTCAGACTGCGTAACAATGTCTCAAAACTTAATTTGCATCACTTGATTCTTTTTTGTTGAAAACTGGGTCAGTAGGGCCTGAGAAACTATTTTTTCAGATCTTAACCAATGAATTCTTCTTTATAAATTGGTGCTCTTAACATGATAGTAGTTCTGAATTCATCATAAAAACCTTTTTACACAGTGCCTCTTAGAACAGATCTCCAGAAGAAGGCTTACAATGAGTGGCAGAGAAGTCTTTGTTATCTGATGTAATTCTTTGCAAAGGAGGATTGGGAATGGAGTGCCTGTTTAAAAATGTCTAGCTCAGGCTGAGAAGAAGAAAGGGTCAAGTTTGCAATCAAACAGTTATTGCAGAGATGTGTGACTGTCACTGGCTGGGCTAATGTGGTATGCAGCTGTTTGTTATGTGAGTAAAAGAATGTTTGAATCAGTGAACATGTGAAAATGACTCCAGTGAaccagaaaatgtgtttgttctTTAGCTCTCCAAACTGCTGAGAACTAAGCTTAAGATCAACTGCTAAAACTAGGACCTTTGACAAATTGAGAGGTCATACTTTCTAACAGAAATGAACGAAACTAGTCACACAGATCATTTCCCTGTGCTTTTCATTGTTTcatcttgttttttgtttacttttgtgTGAAATTATGAGAGTCAAATAAATGTCATTTCTGTCTCCACATACAATACAAAGGGAAACTGCTGTAAAAAATATGTGCCTGCACATACTCTTCCCTGTGCAGACAGTGTTGTGTTGGGGAGATTCTATCTGGGTGATTTTTGCCTAAATGAAGCAcacttctgaaattaattttgcagctTCACTCtagaaacacagcaaaacaggTCTGGATGTCCAGTCTTATTTCTTGACCtcttcttttaaacaaaagttGTGTTTATACAGGTCTTCCTTAGGAATTAATGCATGGAATAATTAAACTTAATGTAGTAAGAAATGATACTGTTCATTATATCCAGCAGGGTAGTACCTTCTGCATTTTCCTATAATTTTGGTGTGGGGATAATTGAAGTCTTGATAGTATGAAAGGGGTAATTGAATGCACCGACCCTCCAGTTCATTAAATAAAGTAGGCCAAGTTACATGATCAATGGAAAGCAcagggattaaaaaaagaaaataaaatactgttaaaTATAACCCCTTATTCTTGTAAGCAGCATTGAATGTTGACTTTGCAATAGTTTGTTTGATTAGCTGTTTTGGAATCTTTCAGACATCTTTTCGGGGCTTAAAATGAGAGATTTTTGATAGAAGAGCTTTCATTATAAAACACAGAGTTTCAGCCCATATTTATGTCCTTTTACAGAGCACATAAAAAGCTTTTGTACTGGGCATCATTGCACAGACATTGGAAAGGCAGTGATATGAtaccctttttttctttgtcagtctttttctttcttcctctttctttttactttctttctcttttattcttcctttttttctttttctttaacttcctttcttttcctttctttatcttttcagtGATTGTCATCAACCGCTCAGTGTGaacaaaacaggcaaaaaattTAAGTCTGAGGATTAAgatcttcatttttttgcttgtgCATTCCAattgttcttaaaatatttgGCAATGTCAATTAGTAACTGAGCAGAGTTAGCTGATGAACACAATTTTCCACTAGACTGAGCACCCTATTGTTGTCGAGCTAACAGCAGATTTCTGAGGTCATTATCATTCCCTGGTAGCTTGGCCCAGCTGCTTCATGCTGCAAAAGCCAAACTTTATactggagctgtgggatggcATGCAGCAAcagggggctgggaagggaggagtgGGAAGttggctgaggagctgcacaaagTCATTAGCATCTGAGCAAAGAGAAAGTA belongs to Oenanthe melanoleuca isolate GR-GAL-2019-014 chromosome 11, OMel1.0, whole genome shotgun sequence and includes:
- the ZNF536 gene encoding zinc finger protein 536, whose protein sequence is MEEASLCLGVSSAVPEADAHLNSTILNGQYSMSQKLHQITSQLSHAFPELQNRQNPEEKASVPLEDKSHMSIANQPISSQMALLANQLNREVDTSLNGRVDLQQFLNGQNLGIMSQMSDIEDDARKNRKYPCPLCGKRFRFNSILSLHMRTHTGEKPFKCPYCDHRAAQKGNLKIHLRTHKLGNLGKGRGRVREENRLLHELEERAILRDKQMKSSLLQPRPDVKAQQHSHPMPLANCNLSVPPNHSTPDISNPVPSPKPVSVQEEVVAQTAGFRCTFCKGKFKKREELDRHIRILHKPYKCTLCDFAASQEEELISHVEKAHITAESAQGQGSNGNGEQSTNEFRCEVCGQVFSQAWFLKGHMRKHKDSFEHCCQICGRRFKEPWFLKNHMKVHLNKLSVKNKSPNDPEVPVSISSMSQEAHANLYSRYLSCLQSGFLPPDKARLSEQNQIYNKGDMPMKEKEVLGKLLSPISGIGHSIAEGDKHSLLGCLNLVPPLKSSCIERLQAAAKAAEMDPVNSYQAWQLMARGMAMEHGFLSKEQQIQRSHEDTLANAGVMFDKEKREYVLVGADGSKQKMPADLVHSTKMGNQRDLPSKLDPLEGSRDFLSHGMNQGLDYNLQSHGNIKEKPTECPDCGRVFRTYHQVVVHSRVHKRDRKGEDEIIQGSLDERRGSGSDQESQSVSRSTTPGSSNITEESGVGGGLSQTGSAQEDSPHPSSPSSSDIGEEAGRSVGVQQPALLRDRSLGSAMKDCPYCGKTFRTSHHLKVHLRIHTGEKPYKCPHCDYAGTQSASLKYHLERHHRERQNGAGPLSGQSAGQEHKDETPSKSSVFIRPDILRGAFKGLPGIDFRSGMVSQQWTSGMLSSGDQQGQAAGMSSEGSSENMKGSDISSKGTHFSELGRAYQNMVGNGVNFQGSLQAFMDSFVLSSLKKEKEMKDKALSDPLSAKALGSDGGEEKINSKSSQRKTEKSQYEPLDLSVRPDAASLPGSSVTVQDNIAWHGCLFCSFTTSSMELMALHLQANHLGKAKRKDIIGNNKEQSREVPASVNKVSLLPSSVQSSKDAGVSNMLSQLDSAPEKMTQGQNKETLGEQKSAAWPSHMESTLCNFTTDFYKQFGVYPGAISTGTQNSCTSNESEIKTQSEDDPNVLLPDSVNKSAIDDLSDIASSEDMESSKEENIEDEDIDTEPDIMNKQLSALNKESSEGGDNIQSAVTSQPTQGLVSPLPQASEKQWHSQNLLSSHETAQDMMKPDQVQGPQVLEKQMNMLSVLRAYSSDGLAAFNGLASSTATSGCIKRPDLCGVKTKKIIMLTPPELPPTRETRKKIFNYL